In the Sebastes fasciatus isolate fSebFas1 chromosome 20, fSebFas1.pri, whole genome shotgun sequence genome, one interval contains:
- the LOC141758935 gene encoding stonustoxin subunit beta-like isoform X2 → MGSDLMAVAALGRPFTLGMLYDARREDLIPGLTLWDDATLQEKITETSQNSSAFEISTSDSIESKSSLLDVDGSLKASFLSGLIENEGYAKYLNDHKKYKNQSRVTCQYKATTSFKQLSMVDLQTLKPHQTEVIEKGLATHVVTGILYGANAFFVFDSEKLEASSVQDIQGSMKAVIKKIPKFNVEAKAGIKLSDEEKSLTEKCSCKFFGDFILDSNPTTYRDAVKTFADLPKRLGEKGEKAVPLKVWLMPLKNLYPKAAKLKCGISVGIVRKMQDALEGLREMQMRCNDSLEDTVVEDFPIIREELSTFQKLCSDYTSHLQQNMAKKLPSIRDGKKDESSLRQLFKDRDKTPFSPEKLSKWLDQKEREINVIRSCVDAMEGTKIVLSQSELDREALAPGVEHTLCFVFTSMARGDTYLDVMADYLGSPKLGSTYEGQWYSSPEVVTKMREKAKAFHELAKVQKNNKRLRFLIAVITNEKHTGATIYHYKDGNLVSEDFSKPSKPDVAPEQITDKRDLIWYACDLTLDPYTANGYLTLSEGNKKATVAAWQYYPDHPERFDKQTQVLCKEGLSGLHYWEVEWSDLPPISVYAAVAYKRIVRKGNGSDSSFGNNTKSWAVGQEGVTGSIWHNGKVRAYPGGCTRVGVYLNWPAGTLSFYSVLSNTLEHIHTFHTKFTEPVYPGLWAYETGNYVYLRPV, encoded by the exons ATGGGCTCAGATCTCATGGCCGTTGCTGCCCTGGGTCGACCTTTCACCCTAGGAATGCTCTATGATGCTCGGAGGGAGGACCTGATCCCAG GTTTGACGTTGTGGGATGATGCAACTCTACAAGAGAAGATAACTGAAACCTCTCAGAACAGCAGTGCATTTGAAATTTCTACATCTGACTCCATTGAATCCAAGTCCTCTTTGCTGGATGTTGATGGTTCTCTGAAGGCCAGTTTCCTGAGTGGACTGATTGAAAACGAAGGATATGCCAAGTATCTGAATGATCATAAGAAATACaagaatcagagcagagtgacgTGTCAGTACAAAGCTACTACCAGCTTCAAACAGCTGTCAATGGTTGACCTCCAAACCTTAAAACCCCACCAAACGGAGGTTATTGAGAAGGGCTTGGCAACACATGTAGTCACAGGCATCCTTTATGGGGCAAatgctttctttgtgtttgaCAGTGAGAAGTTGGAAGCCAGCAGCGTTCAGGACATCCAGGGcagcatgaaagctgtgataaAGAAGATCCCCAAATTTAATGTTGAGGCAAAAGCTGGCATCAAGCTGTCTGATGAAGAAAAATCCCTGACTGAGAAATGTTCCTGCAAATTCTTCGGAGACTTCATTCTTGACAGCAACCCTACAACATATAGAGATGCAGTGAAGACCTTCGCAGACCTTCCAAAGCGACTTGGAGAAAAGGGAGAGAAGGCTGTTCCACTGAAGGTCTGGCTGATGCCACTGAAGAATTTGTATCCCAAAGCTGCCAAGCTGAAGTGTGGGATCAGCGTTGGAATAGTGAGGAAGATGCAGGATGCTCTAGAAGGTTTAAGGGAAATGCAAATGAGATGCAACGATTCTCTGGAAGACACAGTGGTAGAGGATTTTCCAATAATTCGAGAAGAGTTGAGCACTTTCCAAAAATTGTGCAGTGACTATACATCTCACCTCCAGCAGAACATGGCAAAGAAACTTCCCTCCATCCGTGATGGTAAAAAAGATGAGAGCTCACTGAGACAACTCTTTAAAGACCGAGACAAGACACCATTCAGTCCTGAAAAACTGAGCAAGTGGCTggatcagaaagagagagaaatcaacGTCATCAGATCCTGTGTAGATGCCATGGAGGGAACAAAGATCGTCCTAAGTCAGTCCGAGCTGGACAGAGAGGCTCTTGCTCCAGGTGTAGAGCAtactctgtgctttgttttcaCCTCCATGGCAAGGGGTGATACCTACCTTGATGTGATGGCCGACTACTTGGGCTCACCTAAATTAGGAAGTACCTATGAAGGCCAGTGGTACTCCTCACCTGAAGTTGTAAccaaaatgagagaaaaagccAAAGCTTTCCATGAGCTTGCCAAAGTACAGAAGAACAACAAGAGGTTGCGTTTCCTCATAGCAGTTATAACAAATGAGAAACACACAGGAGCAACCATCTACCATTACAAGGACGGCAATCTGGTCAGTGAAGATTTTTCAAAGCCTTCAAAGCCTGACGTCGCTCCTGAGCAGATCACAGACAAAAGAGATCTGATCTGGt ATGCCTGTGATCTCACCCTGGACCCATACACTGCAAATGGCTACCTCACTCTGTCTGAGGGAAACAAGAAGGCAACAGTTGCAGCATGGCAGTATTATCCTGATCACCCAGAGAGGTTTGATAAACAAACTCAGGTGTTGTGCAAAGAGGGCTTATCTGGGCTCCATTACTGGGAGGTAGAGTGGAGTGATTTACCTCCCATATCTGTTTATGCAGCTGTTGCATACAAGAGAATTGTAAGAAAGGGAAACGGTTCAGACAGCAGTTTTGGAAATAATACCAAATCGTGGGCTGTTGGCCAGGAAGGAGTCACTGGTAGTATATGGCATAATGGTAAAGTGAGAGCATATCCTGGGGGCTGCACAAGAGTTGGGGTGTATCTGAACTGGCCTGCTGGCACTCTGTCCTTCTACTCTGTCCTCTCTAACACACTGGAGCACATCCACACCTTTCACACCAAATTCACTGAGCCTGTTTACCCAGGCCTCTGGGCTTATGAGACAGGCAACTATGTGTACCTGCGTCCAGTTTAG
- the LOC141758935 gene encoding stonustoxin subunit beta-like isoform X1 has translation MWFHVRRRVMGGKLHQVGEMGSDLMAVAALGRPFTLGMLYDARREDLIPGLTLWDDATLQEKITETSQNSSAFEISTSDSIESKSSLLDVDGSLKASFLSGLIENEGYAKYLNDHKKYKNQSRVTCQYKATTSFKQLSMVDLQTLKPHQTEVIEKGLATHVVTGILYGANAFFVFDSEKLEASSVQDIQGSMKAVIKKIPKFNVEAKAGIKLSDEEKSLTEKCSCKFFGDFILDSNPTTYRDAVKTFADLPKRLGEKGEKAVPLKVWLMPLKNLYPKAAKLKCGISVGIVRKMQDALEGLREMQMRCNDSLEDTVVEDFPIIREELSTFQKLCSDYTSHLQQNMAKKLPSIRDGKKDESSLRQLFKDRDKTPFSPEKLSKWLDQKEREINVIRSCVDAMEGTKIVLSQSELDREALAPGVEHTLCFVFTSMARGDTYLDVMADYLGSPKLGSTYEGQWYSSPEVVTKMREKAKAFHELAKVQKNNKRLRFLIAVITNEKHTGATIYHYKDGNLVSEDFSKPSKPDVAPEQITDKRDLIWYACDLTLDPYTANGYLTLSEGNKKATVAAWQYYPDHPERFDKQTQVLCKEGLSGLHYWEVEWSDLPPISVYAAVAYKRIVRKGNGSDSSFGNNTKSWAVGQEGVTGSIWHNGKVRAYPGGCTRVGVYLNWPAGTLSFYSVLSNTLEHIHTFHTKFTEPVYPGLWAYETGNYVYLRPV, from the exons ATGTGGTTCCATGTCCGGAGGCGTGTCATGGGAGGAAAACTTCACCAG GTTGGAGAAATGGGCTCAGATCTCATGGCCGTTGCTGCCCTGGGTCGACCTTTCACCCTAGGAATGCTCTATGATGCTCGGAGGGAGGACCTGATCCCAG GTTTGACGTTGTGGGATGATGCAACTCTACAAGAGAAGATAACTGAAACCTCTCAGAACAGCAGTGCATTTGAAATTTCTACATCTGACTCCATTGAATCCAAGTCCTCTTTGCTGGATGTTGATGGTTCTCTGAAGGCCAGTTTCCTGAGTGGACTGATTGAAAACGAAGGATATGCCAAGTATCTGAATGATCATAAGAAATACaagaatcagagcagagtgacgTGTCAGTACAAAGCTACTACCAGCTTCAAACAGCTGTCAATGGTTGACCTCCAAACCTTAAAACCCCACCAAACGGAGGTTATTGAGAAGGGCTTGGCAACACATGTAGTCACAGGCATCCTTTATGGGGCAAatgctttctttgtgtttgaCAGTGAGAAGTTGGAAGCCAGCAGCGTTCAGGACATCCAGGGcagcatgaaagctgtgataaAGAAGATCCCCAAATTTAATGTTGAGGCAAAAGCTGGCATCAAGCTGTCTGATGAAGAAAAATCCCTGACTGAGAAATGTTCCTGCAAATTCTTCGGAGACTTCATTCTTGACAGCAACCCTACAACATATAGAGATGCAGTGAAGACCTTCGCAGACCTTCCAAAGCGACTTGGAGAAAAGGGAGAGAAGGCTGTTCCACTGAAGGTCTGGCTGATGCCACTGAAGAATTTGTATCCCAAAGCTGCCAAGCTGAAGTGTGGGATCAGCGTTGGAATAGTGAGGAAGATGCAGGATGCTCTAGAAGGTTTAAGGGAAATGCAAATGAGATGCAACGATTCTCTGGAAGACACAGTGGTAGAGGATTTTCCAATAATTCGAGAAGAGTTGAGCACTTTCCAAAAATTGTGCAGTGACTATACATCTCACCTCCAGCAGAACATGGCAAAGAAACTTCCCTCCATCCGTGATGGTAAAAAAGATGAGAGCTCACTGAGACAACTCTTTAAAGACCGAGACAAGACACCATTCAGTCCTGAAAAACTGAGCAAGTGGCTggatcagaaagagagagaaatcaacGTCATCAGATCCTGTGTAGATGCCATGGAGGGAACAAAGATCGTCCTAAGTCAGTCCGAGCTGGACAGAGAGGCTCTTGCTCCAGGTGTAGAGCAtactctgtgctttgttttcaCCTCCATGGCAAGGGGTGATACCTACCTTGATGTGATGGCCGACTACTTGGGCTCACCTAAATTAGGAAGTACCTATGAAGGCCAGTGGTACTCCTCACCTGAAGTTGTAAccaaaatgagagaaaaagccAAAGCTTTCCATGAGCTTGCCAAAGTACAGAAGAACAACAAGAGGTTGCGTTTCCTCATAGCAGTTATAACAAATGAGAAACACACAGGAGCAACCATCTACCATTACAAGGACGGCAATCTGGTCAGTGAAGATTTTTCAAAGCCTTCAAAGCCTGACGTCGCTCCTGAGCAGATCACAGACAAAAGAGATCTGATCTGGt ATGCCTGTGATCTCACCCTGGACCCATACACTGCAAATGGCTACCTCACTCTGTCTGAGGGAAACAAGAAGGCAACAGTTGCAGCATGGCAGTATTATCCTGATCACCCAGAGAGGTTTGATAAACAAACTCAGGTGTTGTGCAAAGAGGGCTTATCTGGGCTCCATTACTGGGAGGTAGAGTGGAGTGATTTACCTCCCATATCTGTTTATGCAGCTGTTGCATACAAGAGAATTGTAAGAAAGGGAAACGGTTCAGACAGCAGTTTTGGAAATAATACCAAATCGTGGGCTGTTGGCCAGGAAGGAGTCACTGGTAGTATATGGCATAATGGTAAAGTGAGAGCATATCCTGGGGGCTGCACAAGAGTTGGGGTGTATCTGAACTGGCCTGCTGGCACTCTGTCCTTCTACTCTGTCCTCTCTAACACACTGGAGCACATCCACACCTTTCACACCAAATTCACTGAGCCTGTTTACCCAGGCCTCTGGGCTTATGAGACAGGCAACTATGTGTACCTGCGTCCAGTTTAG